In the genome of Saccharomonospora viridis DSM 43017, one region contains:
- the guaB gene encoding IMP dehydrogenase, which yields MTSDTVHTGLSPSEQGEAGGAPDKFAMLGLTFDDVLLLPAESDVIPSGVDTSTNLTRNIRLNIPLVSAAMDTVTEARMAIAMARQGGLGVLQRNLPIEEQAQAVEVVKRSESGMVTDPVTCSPDDTLAEVDELCARFRISGVPVTDASGTLVGIITNRDMRFEVDYSKPVREVMTKAPLVTAQVGVTADAALGLLRRHKVEKLPIVDGDGKLRGLITVKDFVKTEQYPLATKDPDGRLLVGAAVGVGEDGHQRAMALVDAGVDVLMVDTAHGHSRAVVEMVARLKKELGDTVDVVGGNVATRAGAQALVDAGADAVKVGVGPGSICTTRVVAGVGVPQISAIYEADKACRPAGVPVIGDGGIQYSGDIAKAIAAGASSVMLGSLLAGTEESPGELILVNGKQYKTYRGMGSLGAMRSRGGGRSYSKDRYAQDDVLSEDKLVPEGIEGRIPFRGPLAGVVHQLVGGLRSGMGYAGAATIAELQKAQLVRITSAGLKESHPHDVTMTVESPNYTTR from the coding sequence ATGACGAGTGACACCGTGCACACAGGTCTGTCGCCCTCAGAACAGGGCGAGGCCGGCGGTGCCCCGGACAAGTTCGCGATGCTGGGTCTGACGTTCGACGACGTGCTGCTGCTGCCCGCCGAGTCGGACGTGATCCCGAGTGGTGTGGACACGAGCACGAACCTGACGCGAAACATCCGGCTGAACATCCCGCTGGTGTCCGCGGCGATGGACACCGTGACCGAGGCCCGTATGGCCATCGCCATGGCACGGCAGGGCGGTCTCGGCGTGTTGCAGCGGAATCTCCCGATCGAGGAGCAGGCGCAGGCCGTCGAGGTCGTGAAGCGCTCGGAGTCGGGGATGGTGACCGACCCGGTCACGTGTTCGCCGGACGACACGTTGGCCGAGGTGGACGAGCTGTGCGCCCGGTTCCGGATCTCGGGTGTGCCGGTGACCGACGCCTCGGGCACGCTCGTGGGCATCATCACCAACCGCGACATGCGGTTCGAGGTCGACTACAGCAAGCCCGTGCGTGAGGTGATGACCAAAGCGCCGTTGGTGACGGCGCAGGTGGGTGTCACCGCCGACGCGGCGTTGGGTCTGTTGCGTCGCCACAAGGTCGAGAAGCTGCCGATCGTGGACGGCGACGGCAAGCTGCGTGGCCTCATCACGGTGAAGGACTTCGTCAAGACCGAGCAGTATCCCCTCGCGACCAAGGACCCGGACGGTCGTCTCCTCGTCGGTGCGGCCGTCGGTGTGGGCGAGGACGGACATCAGCGGGCCATGGCGCTGGTCGACGCAGGTGTGGACGTGCTCATGGTCGACACGGCGCACGGACATTCGCGGGCGGTCGTGGAGATGGTCGCCAGGTTGAAGAAGGAACTCGGCGACACCGTGGACGTCGTGGGCGGCAACGTCGCCACGCGGGCGGGTGCGCAGGCGCTCGTGGACGCGGGGGCCGACGCCGTCAAGGTCGGTGTGGGCCCGGGTTCCATCTGCACCACACGGGTGGTGGCGGGGGTCGGGGTTCCGCAGATCTCCGCGATCTACGAGGCGGACAAGGCGTGTCGGCCCGCCGGCGTACCCGTGATCGGAGACGGCGGCATCCAGTACTCCGGTGACATCGCGAAGGCCATCGCGGCGGGTGCGTCGTCGGTGATGTTGGGCAGCCTGCTGGCCGGTACGGAGGAGTCTCCGGGCGAGCTGATCCTCGTCAACGGCAAGCAGTACAAGACCTATCGCGGCATGGGGTCGCTCGGTGCGATGCGGTCGCGCGGTGGTGGGCGGTCGTACTCCAAGGACCGTTACGCCCAGGACGATGTGCTTTCCGAGGACAAGCTCGTGCCCGAGGGGATCGAGGGCCGGATCCCGTTCCGTGGTCCGCTGGCCGGAGTGGTGCACCAGCTCGTCGGTGGCCTGCGGTCGGGGATGGGGTACGCGGGTGCGGCCACCATCGCGGAGCTGCAGAAGGCCCAGCTCGTGCGCATCACCTCCGCGGGCCTGAAGGAAAGCCACCCCCACGACGTCACGATGACCGTGGAGTCCCCCAACTACACCACTCGGTAG
- a CDS encoding GuaB3 family IMP dehydrogenase-related protein has product MRDLVEIGMGRTARRAYDFDDIDIVPSRRTRSSKVVSTAWQIDAYRFDLPLVTHPTDAVVSPDTAVSIGRLGGLGVLNAEGLWARHADAEQALARVVDLARKGADWAELGALLQELHAAPIQPELLTEAIRTVRDSGVTVAARVSPQHAAELTPILLSAGVEVLMVQGTIVSAEHVARDDDPLNLKEFISNLDVPVIAGGVSDYRTAMHLMRTGAAGVIVGHGHTPGVTSTDRVLGIGVPMATAVIDAAAARRDYLDETGGRYVHVLADGGMTCSGDIAKAIACGADAVLLGAPLAATREAPGKGLYWTAAAAHPSLPRSRVAPGPNRDVDLKTLLHGPSSDPEGVVNLFGALRRAMAKTGYSDLKEFQKVELTVRA; this is encoded by the coding sequence GTGCGGGATCTGGTCGAGATCGGCATGGGCCGGACGGCACGGCGGGCGTACGACTTCGACGACATCGACATCGTGCCGTCACGACGTACGCGCTCGTCGAAGGTCGTGTCCACCGCCTGGCAGATCGACGCCTACCGATTCGACCTGCCGTTGGTGACCCACCCGACCGATGCCGTGGTCTCGCCCGACACCGCGGTGTCGATCGGCAGGCTCGGCGGTCTCGGTGTCCTCAACGCCGAGGGGCTCTGGGCGCGGCACGCCGACGCGGAGCAGGCGCTCGCCCGGGTGGTGGACCTGGCGCGCAAGGGTGCCGACTGGGCCGAGCTGGGTGCGTTGTTGCAGGAATTGCACGCGGCGCCGATCCAGCCGGAACTGCTGACGGAGGCCATCCGCACGGTGCGTGACTCGGGCGTGACGGTGGCGGCGCGGGTGAGTCCACAGCACGCGGCCGAGTTGACACCGATCCTGTTGAGCGCGGGCGTCGAGGTGTTGATGGTCCAGGGCACGATCGTGTCCGCGGAGCACGTGGCCCGTGACGACGACCCGTTGAACCTCAAGGAGTTCATCTCCAACCTGGATGTCCCTGTGATCGCCGGTGGGGTCAGCGACTACCGCACGGCCATGCACCTGATGCGTACCGGTGCGGCCGGGGTGATCGTCGGCCACGGTCACACCCCGGGGGTGACGAGCACGGACCGGGTGCTCGGCATCGGGGTGCCGATGGCGACCGCCGTCATCGACGCGGCCGCCGCGCGCCGCGATTACCTGGACGAGACGGGCGGCCGGTACGTTCATGTGCTCGCCGACGGCGGGATGACGTGCAGTGGGGACATCGCTAAGGCCATCGCGTGTGGAGCGGACGCCGTCCTGTTGGGCGCTCCGCTCGCGGCGACCCGGGAGGCTCCCGGTAAGGGGCTGTACTGGACGGCGGCCGCGGCGCACCCGTCCCTGCCGCGGTCACGGGTGGCACCGGGGCCGAACCGCGACGTGGACCTCAAGACCCTGTTGCACGGCCCGTCGTCCGATCCGGAAGGTGTCGTGAACCTGTTCGGCGCTCTCCGCCGGGCGATGGCCAAGACGGGTTACTCCGACCTGAAGGAGTTCCAGAAGGTCGAACTGACCGTGCGTGCTTGA